The genomic region TGAGTTGCCCGACCAGCGCGGCGAGTTCGTGAATCGCCGACGGTTTACCATAATCGGCCCACGAATGGCCGCCCTGAGTTTGCGCGGTAACGCGGTAACGCTGCACCCCCAGCCCGCGATGATATACCTGCCCCAGCGCCATGCCTTCGAGTACGAGATAAGCCAAGGGCGCAGCGTCAAAACGCTCCACAACAGTGCGCATCCCGTTGAGATCGCCCAAACCTTCCTCACCGACGTTGACGACCAGCCACAAATCGCCGGGCAGGGTGGTATTTTGCTCGTCAAGCAGCCATAGCAACCCAAAAAGACCGGCCACACCCAGGCTGTTATCACCAATGCCCGGGGCCTGGATGCGCCCCGGGGCATGACTCACACTCAAGTTGGTATCCAGCGAGAAAACGGTATCGCTATGGGCAGAGAGAATCACCGGACGCGCCTCACCAGCGCCCGGGCGGCGCGCGTAGACATTCCCCAGGCTGTCGATTTCAATATCCGCGAGATTCAACTCGTTAAAGCGTTCAGCAATAAATGCCGCGCGCGGCTGCTCCTGAAAAGTGGGTGCAGGAATTTGTTGTATTGCAACAGCGAGTTGAAGTGTT from Chloroflexota bacterium harbors:
- a CDS encoding M20/M25/M40 family metallo-hydrolase, which codes for MNISEKTLQLAVAIQQIPAPTFQEQPRAAFIAERFNELNLADIEIDSLGNVYARRPGAGEARPVILSAHSDTVFSLDTNLSVSHAPGRIQAPGIGDNSLGVAGLFGLLWLLDEQNTTLPGDLWLVVNVGEEGLGDLNGMRTVVERFDAAPLAYLVLEGMALGQVYHRGLGVQRYRVTAQTQGGHSWADYGKPSAIHELAALVGQLTQLQLPQRPRTTLNVGVIAGGTSINTIAAEASFELDLRSEEPAALQSLVRSAEILIEQANRPGVQIQAEMIGQRPAGEIPKTHPLPELASQALQAQGIQPQFNIGSTDANIPLSRGLPCVCIGLTRGGGAHTVDEYIETAPLQLGLEQLFALVTAIFKRL